One genomic segment of Chelonia mydas isolate rCheMyd1 chromosome 1, rCheMyd1.pri.v2, whole genome shotgun sequence includes these proteins:
- the LOC119566483 gene encoding tetraspanin-7-like, protein MALLKLSLMAFSFVFWAAGLTMLTLGIWAKISLGSYLALSANHYPNTPFILLATGAAVLVWGFLGCFSAATEHRCLLRTYAAFQLAVLAAGLAAGLSALFYRRDMAEGFRAGLREAVRAYGEDEQKADALDSLQRSLDCCGAESYRDWLASPWSLAQPGRNGSVPGSCCRARRGCQHSPLPPDARGIHRDGCFAKVSGFVSDNLFYIATAALGLALLQGVGIVLACLLAARLRAAPS, encoded by the coding sequence ATGGCACTGCTCAAGCTCTCCCTCATGGCCTTCAGCTTCGTcttctgggcggcggggctgacCATGCTCACCCTGGGCATCTGGGCCAAGATCTCGCTGGGCAGCTACCTGGCGCTGTCTGCCAACCATTACCCCAACACCCCCTTCATCCTGCTGGCCACGGGCGCCGCCGTCCTGGTCTGgggcttcctgggctgcttcagCGCCGCCACCGAGCACCGCTGCCTGCTGCGCACCTACGCGGCCTTCCAGCTGGCGGTGCTGGCGGCCGGGCTGGCGGCGGGGCTCTCGGCCTTGTTCTACCGCAGGGACATGGCCGAGGGCTTCCGGGCCGGGCTGCGGGAGGCGGTGCGAGCCTACGGCGAGGACGAGCAGAAGGCGGACGCCCTGGACTCCCTGCAGCGCTCCCTGGACTGCTGCGGGGCCGAGAGCTACCGCGACTGGCTCGCCTCGCCCTGGTCCCTGGCGCAGCCCGGGCGCAACGGCTCGGTGCCGGGCAGCTGCTGCCGGGCGCGCCGGGGCTGCCAGCACAGCCCGCTGCCGCCCGACGCCCGCGGCATCCACCGCGACGGCTGCTTCGCCAAGGTCTCCGGCTTCGTCAGCGACAACCTGTTCTACATCGCCACGGCCGCGCTGGGGCTGGCGCTGCTGCAGGGCGTGGGCATCGTGCTGGCCTGCCTGCTGGCCGCCCGCCTCCGCGCCGCGCCGAGCtga